DNA sequence from the Prinia subflava isolate CZ2003 ecotype Zambia chromosome 20, Cam_Psub_1.2, whole genome shotgun sequence genome:
GAGATGGATGACGAGTCACAcgttttcacacttttataaattttggtccatttacatatttgAGTTAATTGTCCACTCACAGCTTCAGTtaatgaagtcccatcctcccagacTGCTCCCCTCAATTCCctgttgtttatactttttgggcCCTGCaatggtgtccttggttctggGGCTGCAAAAGGATTGTTTTATCTGACTGaactgtgaggagaacttgctaacacttcatatgaagttcagagttacaTACCAAcgcagtacagaatctggaaaacacaaaagctGAAACTTAAGGGATCACTATGCCTGAGTCAGCTTATccatgtgttttgttttattccaaATCTCTCTGTTTGGCTCTCTTTGTCCCCAGCAAGCCGTGTGTGCTCCCAGCAGAGTGTCGTTCCTCACTGGCCGCAGGCCTGACACCACCCGGCTCTACGATTTCTACTCCTACTGGAGAGTTCATGCAGGAAACTATTCCACCATGCCCCAGTATTTCAAGGAAAATGGCTACGTGACCCTGTCTGTGGGGAAAGTTTTTCATCCTGGTATGGTTTGAATTGTCATTTGTTTAATATAGAAATGCTTGATGTCTATGGTCTCACAAACCTACATAAGTATTGATGTGTGATTCTCGTCTGTATTAAGAACCTAAATCATGATCATAAGCCAGATTTTACAGTGGTTGTCATTAAGTCTTAAGGCATTAGAGATGAATGGATTAGATGAATTTTATCTAATGGATGTTTTCACTTCTTGCCTGGGAATTGTGGGAATAAATGCCTAACATTGTAAAAATACATCTGGAAGTTTGGTATCTGCTGAAAGTGAAATTACATGTTGGCTTAGTTCTGCCTGTACATGCTTCATGTTTCCTAATAAGATGTGAGTCTCCCTCAATAGTAAAAGGTATATTTCAGGGgaaaatatctgttttaaactttttgatatttatttcttgGTTATCTTTTCTTCAGTTGTCAAAGACtcatttgaaatgtttcttcctttagcatatttgaaaaaaaaaattgaagacaAGTTAAACTTGTGTGTGAGTTCTTCTTGGTTCAGTgaactattaaaatatttttaatatcttaatCCATTCCAGGGGTTTCATCCAATTACAGTGATGACTATCCCTACAGTTGGTCCATTCCACCCTTTCATCCTTCAGCTGAAAAGCATGAGAATGATAAGGTAAGTGTGATTTGTGGCACTCTAACAGAGAAGGGTGATCAGGATATAACCAAGTTCTTTACATCAAGAGCAGGCTGTGTTCTCTGGGTTTTGAGGCTGCACCCTTGTCCAGGAAAACAGCTAAGCACTTCAGTGCTTTCCAAAAGAAGGCCAAGATTATCAGATGTGTGTTTTGTCAATCAATGTGCCCATCCTACAGTAGTTTCAAGTATTTCTAAACTGGTGTTTGGAAACTTCAGTTACTGAGATGTGAGCAAGAATGatccttatttttttctaggTCATGAATTTCTTTATCTTCAAAGTGTGGTTGTCATCTTGCACCTGCAACTGATCTGGCTTTGCTTTAATTAGTGACAAAACATTGTCAGTAGTCTTGGTAAACTTAATGTGATAAAGAGCTCAGGACTGAGCAGGGGccataattaaaataatgttgaAATAATCTGAAACTTTATAATCTGATCAAGTTTTCTAGAAAGTTTTTTACTCTTAAGCATGACACAAAAGAATCTGGTTTATCTTTATGCAAACCTTGCATTAGCATCATGTTTTGGAGTCTGtgcactgccctgcagcagctgcagtcaTGAGGGTACAGACAGCCTTGGCAGTGCTTTGGTCTTGGTTTACTGCTGGAAAAGACTGGTTTTAACAACAGCAACATTTGTATGACATAGAGTATGTTCCTTTAGTAACCCTCCCAAACACCCTGCTGAGGCCACCTTTCCCTGGCCACTGTTAAGTCTAATTTATCTCTCTGCACTGATCACACATCAGCCACTGCTGGCATTTGCTCAGAAGCTGTCAGTAGCTTCCAGGCAGCTTTCTATGAATTCTTGGGatcagaaggaaataaaatgtatgtatatgtaGGATAACCAAATGCTGCTGCATCTCCATTAGATCAGAGATGCTATTCATCATAGAAGCTGTGGGCTTTTCACCCATGTGACTACATTTAATCTTCTACCCAGCTTTAGAGaggatttctgtgttttcacaggCATGAAAGTTGCATTCTTTTGTTGGTAGAAACAAACTGATGTTACAGAACAGAGGATTTTGTCTTTGTGTTTAACAGAAGTTACTGaactatttttcctttcttttcatgaAGACTTGTAGgggaaaagatggaaaactTTATGCAAACTTGGTGTGCCCAGTGAATGTGACAGAAATGCCTGGGGGGACTCTGCCTGATATTCAGAGCACTGAGGAGGCCATACACTTACTGAACCTCATGAAAACCACCAGGCAAAAGTTCTTCCTGGCTGTTGGCTACCACAAGCCACATATCCCACTCAGGTACCCACAGGTGAGGAGAGGAACCTGCAGGAGCTTGGATGgatgttgcttttgtttttagaaGCTGTTCCCTCAAATGATTTATTGCTGTTTCTGGAAAGCAAGCTGGAAACCAGCCTTGGTTTGGTGTAACTTCAGGAGTCACCTGTGATGTGTTTCAGAATGTTTAATGAGAATTAATTGGGACTCCTCAGCCAAAAGCCAGGCTTCTGCAACCATAATGGTGCCTGCTACTGCATGAGATGGGCTTCAGCTTGATGGAGTGTGACATCATGAGGCCTTAGAAAATCCTGTATTTCATTCTCTGTTTGACTTGGTGGCAAAACTCCTACTGATTTCAAAGTGGTGTTGGACCTTTTATTGCAGTGTTGTTTTGAGGTACAGGAGGCTGGGTTTAGGTATTTACTGACTCAGTATTTTTCAGGAATTGGTTGGGGATGTCTAGTATTGCTGTGTTTCACACTCTGGTGGAAGGGGAATAAAGCCTTGTAAACTGTAACATTAAAGGGTCCTGCAAGGGAAAGTGTTTGCTGCTTAAACACAAAATATACAGTATATGTTGGAGGTGAGGACAATTTTTCTATGTGTTTTGTGTTGTAAAGGAATTTCTCAAGTTGTACCCCTTGGAAAATATCCCATTGGCCCCGGATCCCTGGGTGCCTAAGAAGCTCCCTGCTGTGGCATACAACCCGTGGATGGACATCAGACAGAGGGATGATGTGGGAGCATTAAATGTTAGTTTTCCTTATGGGCCACTTCCAGATCATTTCCAGGTAAGCTGCCAACACAGTGCTCTGAAGTCAAACTGCCCTTACCTGTTCAAATGCAAGGGAGGAgtcagctgctctgggatgctCCCAGTTATTCAGCAAGTGGCCATTGGCAATTGTGAATTCCCTGCCTTGGATACTGTCACCTCTGCAGGCAAACCTTCACTGTCACTGCAGTTCAGTTTGTGTGTGAGGGAATGTGTGTAGCAGCTACCAatgctgtgtttgtgttcaTTATCTGAGTCTGTTTATCTGTTCCAAGCTGGCACCCAGTGTATCTTCCTTTGCAAGATTTTCCTTGACTCTCCAGTGCTTATGCCAAAATTAGGTGTACTGGTTAGACCAAGAGGAGAAGAATGGATTGGTTTGCAGTGTTTTGCTTGGAATTTTTGAACTGACCCATCCCAGATTACCTTTTCCGGAACACTAATTGGGttacaaacaattaaaattacaaatttacAAGTAGAGTCCTTTAGTTCTTTTACACAGCCACCCCCTGGTTCTGCTGTATGTGTCTGGggagaacatttatttttctctcctatttTCTTCCCTTGCAGCGGCAGATTCGTCAGAGTTATTACGCAGCAGTTTCTTACCTGGATGTGCAAGTTGGCCTGCTTCTGAATGCTTTGGATAACGTAGGACTCTCAAATAACACAATAGTAGTTTTTACTGCTGATCATGGTAAGCATTTAAATCTCTCTCAAGCTTACGGTTAAGAACTTCATTGTGCAATTCAGTGCTGGTATATTAACCCAGTGTTTCTATAGTGTCAAGCAGAGCTATCATACCTTGTACCTCTGGCTTGTCCCAGCCAGATTGAGGGGACTGGCACTGGCTTCTGTGGCTGCACTTTAATCAGGGTGAGGATTTGCTGGGGAGGGACGAGGCTGCCTTGGTGTATTCCCACCCCTACCCAAGGATGACtcttgctgggagctgtgctctgaAATTACAGCCACCATTCCTGCCCCCAAAGCATTTGCAGAAAGCCATCTGGTACAGTGGGTAACAGGCTTGCTCATTAACTGCTCAAGTGTGTTTTCTTACACTTGTCATTGCTGCTTGCAGAGCATCTAAACTGATGGGGATATGGTTCCCTCTTGTAACTGAGATCCTGCATGCTCTGGATCCTGgtggtaaaaaaaattaatatgaacTATGGGACAAATACCTCAAGCATTTAATGGTTGTTTCAATACTGTAATATTCATTAAAAGAACCCTGTCATGATCCATTTAATTGTGGGATGGCTTTGCTGATTTAAACCAGTTAGGATGTGAATTAACTACATCAGTTTAAAGTCACTTATATAGTTAATTTTGGTTGACTTCTGTGAGCATGTGTGTATAAACAAGCTCTTACAAGCTGCAGAGCAATGGGATTAATACTTTTGCTCCTAAAATGACTCTAGATGTTCCTTCTGACTTGTTtgtaaactgaatttttcctttccttgctttGGATAACTGTAAACAGTTGGTGTTTCCAGCATCATGGCTGGCAAAGGGATCAAGAAAAAACATGTGTTAACACAGCTGTCACAGAGTTCCTTTGTCTTCCCCCAAAGTGAAGTTGGCAGTGTATCTGCCTGGAAGGAAGTCATGTTGGCATTTCTTtcaagaggaagaggagagatgAAAAGTTTTATCTCTATTGCTTCCTCAGGGGTAGAGTCCTGATAtggcagcctggcacagagagCAGCCTTGGCTCCAGGGGATGTTCAGCTCCAGTGTTAACAGGAGTATtggagagctggcagctgcccaAAACTTAAATGAGTGCCTTGTGGAATTGATCTAGAGACTCTTGCAGGCACTGTGACACACCCCAGttcctcttttctgctgttttaatgCTAGTTTCCTAATTCTAATCTTGAGAATCTAGAAATAAGGAAAGGtgtaattatttcctttataaAAGACTATCAAGTTGCAAGATTCACGTGGCTGTTGAAATAGCTTCCACATCAGAGAAAAGACTTGTTACATctaaatacagaatatttacCTTTTCATATAACCTTTATAATAGACTCAACAGTCAGAGTCAATTTACAATGCAAAAGAAATGACTACTAGATTACAAACCAGTATATCTGCTGAGAATTGTGTTCTTTGTCACCTAGGGTGGTCCCTGGGAGAACATGGTGAATGGGCAAAATACAGCAATTTTGATGTTGCTACCCGAGTGCCGCTGATGTTTTATGTCCCAGGAATGACAAATTCCCCTGCCAGTCCAGGAGCAAGAATCTTCCCCTACCTCGACCCTTTTAGCCATACTGGAGGCTCAGCACCTCAAGGTAAATCTCCAGTTTTGTTTATTGagttattgttattttttgtttgcagtGGGTGCATAGAGGTGCTGATGTGTCTGCAGGCACCCTGAGAATTTACTCGTCTTTGTGAAGAGCTCTTTTTCAAACTAATGGGTGTGATTATCTCTAAGGCCATTGGAGAAACATAAGTGCAGAAGTTTTCTTGCTAAAAGCACATCATAAGTGCATGGACTGGCATCTTCACATCTGAACTGCCACTCCTGAATTGCCTCGATTCCAGTTTGCCAAAAATCCTGTACAGAGCACTCTGAATAAAACATCAGCTGAATTATCAGAAAAAGTTGTTGTCCAACCACCCTGTTCCATAACTTACATTTTGATATTATCTCTTCTAGGGCAAAGTGAAACAGTGGTGGAGCTGGTGTCTCTGTTTCCAACTCTTGCAGAACTTGCTGGCCTGCAGGTTCCTCCTGCGTGCCCAAAGACATCGTTTGGTGTTGTGCTGTGCACTGAGGGGTCAAGCCTTGCCCACTATTTTAATGTCTCTGCAGGAAAGgtggaggaaggcagggaagggtgTGAGAACACTGAGAGGTGTTTAAATGAAGAACCTGTTGCTTTCAGCCAGTACCCCCGGCCTGCAGACACTCCCCAGTGGAACTCTGACAAGCCAAAGCTGAAGGACATCAGGATCATGGGCTATTCCATGCGTACCAGTGACTACAGGTACACCCTGTGGGTTCACTTTGATCCCAAAAACTTCACTGCTAACTTCAGTGATGTCCATGCAGGAGAGTTGTACATGATGGAGAATGACCCAAATCAGGATTATAACATCTATAACAATAATTCACACGGTTggtttttcaaaaaaattcttcacttttTAAAGCACTAGGGGTCAGAAACTTCTTTGTGCCTGTTCTTGCAACTGAATGAATGCTTCCTTTTgtataaaacatttctgttgtACAGAAAACATTTGGATTGAATAAAAATCCTTCTTGTATCAAAACTAGCTATTGCCTTTGTCTTGTTACAGCCCTTACTGCACTGAAGTAGTGAGAGTGAACTTCTGCAGCTGTGTTTTAAAACACTCTTATAACACTTCTGAAACGGCCACACAGAGCATCAGGCCTGTGCTGTGAAACATCTCAGTGCTCTTCAGTGGTGAATGAAGAATTAAATTTCATTATCTGTGCTGATATTGTTGGTGTGAAAGGTGGAAATCCAGAAACTTACCTGTTTGAGTGGCTGTGCAGAGAATGAGAGTTGTGACACAGGTCCTGTCCCCTTCACCCATGAGATTTGGGGCTGAGACCACTGATAGTGGGCAAGGCTGAGGTGTTTGCTCTCGTTAGCCTTACCTCTTACTAGAGCCCAAAGAGAAACTCCATGTGTTTTATccaaaatttaattattttaaataaaagctttaatttgGAATTCATGCTTCTTATGATACAGCAGGAGAACctgaatttttaattagttAGTGTATGAAATGAGTACTTTCATTGCTGAAACACTAAATAAGACTGGGGGGTTAAGGTAACACCGATCTTCTGTGGATTTTCCTGGGGATTGGTGTTATGAGTCTCCACAGGTGAGAGGAGATGGAAACCTTTGGCCTTTGGAGCTGGCTGGTTGCAGAACTGCTCAGTGCACTTGAGAGTTGTCACATCCAGTGACAGAGACCTTGGATGTTTGCCTTCCTAGGTGCTAATGGCCTTGGCATTCTCTGTTTTGGACTAGGAGAGCTAAAAGCCTCCCATTTAAATTTTTAGAGTGGCATTTAGCGACACAGGGTGTGGAGCATTAGTTGTCCTAAGCTGTGCTGTAGGTGATGTCCAGATGGCCAACTGCATTAAGGTAAATATGTTTGGGAGCTTGTATCTGAGGAAAATGGTTTTGCTGAGTATTTTATTGAAGTGCTGTCTGTACTTTGTGCTCACAGCCAGAAGGTACACGGTGCTTTAGTGGGAGGGCAGTCATTTGTGTTGTTTTC
Encoded proteins:
- the IDS gene encoding iduronate 2-sulfatase, producing the protein MLFPLERNNAENATDIPFPRELRWVLRAEGRRAEGGRNRRSIAKPRTAPHSAGSGCHSRPGRAPAPRGHRSSHTEPRHRGDTAPATPSPGTAGTPIRSHRAPAPRGHRSSHTEPRHRGDTAPATPSPGTAGTPIRPGRAPAPRGHRSGHTEPRHRGDTDPATPSPGTAGTPLRPHRAPAPRGHRSGRAEPRHRGDTDPATPSPGTAGTPIRSHRAPAPRGHRSGHTEPRHRGDTAPATPSPGTAGTPIRPGRAPAPRGHRSGHTEPRHRGPPFRPAEPLTAEPLAGGPAAPPRGKGEVEGEAPLWAGFRLRPWFKTPPPGRPCPAPPPRWDMAAARFRLWLLVSLLRLPRGASAAGPAAAGPGAGRGPADGMNVLFIIVDDLRPVLGCYGDKLAKSPNIDQLASQSMVFSNAYAQQAVCAPSRVSFLTGRRPDTTRLYDFYSYWRVHAGNYSTMPQYFKENGYVTLSVGKVFHPGVSSNYSDDYPYSWSIPPFHPSAEKHENDKTCRGKDGKLYANLVCPVNVTEMPGGTLPDIQSTEEAIHLLNLMKTTRQKFFLAVGYHKPHIPLRYPQEFLKLYPLENIPLAPDPWVPKKLPAVAYNPWMDIRQRDDVGALNVSFPYGPLPDHFQRQIRQSYYAAVSYLDVQVGLLLNALDNVGLSNNTIVVFTADHGWSLGEHGEWAKYSNFDVATRVPLMFYVPGMTNSPASPGARIFPYLDPFSHTGGSAPQGQSETVVELVSLFPTLAELAGLQVPPACPKTSFGVVLCTEGSSLAHYFNVSAGKVEEGREGCENTERCLNEEPVAFSQYPRPADTPQWNSDKPKLKDIRIMGYSMRTSDYRYTLWVHFDPKNFTANFSDVHAGELYMMENDPNQDYNIYNNNSHGWFFKKILHFLKH